The Prevotella sp. E9-3 genome has a window encoding:
- a CDS encoding glutaminase family protein gives MKRFLTMCAVSLVALATMAQSANLFTPYKKTDLRLPSVPLVVSDPYFSIWSPFDQLTDGTTRHWTDDEKPMEGLLRVDGTTYRWMGAERPILETIIPMADEEAWEADYTREVQKGNDWAKPNFKATGWNRGKAAWGSDGLSHVRTHWSKENSDLYVRRSINLKASDLKDDLFIIYSHDDVFELFINGTKVAFTGETWREGVRLYLNDKLKALLHEGENIIAAHCHNTTGGAYTDFGLFKNTSKSAGTILTAKQKSVDVLATNTYYTFICGPVELDVVFTAPMLIDDYDLLSSPINYISYQVRSTDKKEHDVQLLIAATPEMGLNKVSQPTRSQIVRENGVNYVKSGTIDQPILAKKGDGICIDWGYLYIPAINGQVNMGSTEKVRGDFMRTGKVEFERRGQRYIETSKAADMPLLSYTHDFGRTQQASSFMMIGYDEIQDIEYMYERYKGYWAHGGTVSIFQMFNRLNSQYANIMQRCREFDKRIYDDGLKSGNAHYAEILSGAYRHVIAAHKLFQDKDGNLLFFSKENNSNGCVNTVDLTYPEAPLFLVYNPELQKAMMTSIFDYSYTGRWTKPFAAHDLGTYPIANGQVYGGDMPLEEAGNMLTLAAQLCKIDGNTNYVNKYYNILKTWADYLSENGQDPANQLCTDDFAGHWAHNANLSIKAIMGVAAFAEIARMKGDINTADKYLARAREMGTQWEKDAREGDHYRLAFDRKNTWSQKYNMIWDKLWQTKVFPEGAMERDVKYYLKKQNKYGLPLDIRKDYTKNDWIMWTAAMANDKETFLKFVEPIYKFMNETESRVPTSDWYDTKTGRMVGFKARSVIGGFWMQVLIDKK, from the coding sequence ATGAAAAGATTCTTAACTATGTGCGCTGTTAGCCTCGTTGCTCTGGCGACAATGGCTCAAAGTGCAAATCTATTCACTCCTTACAAGAAGACTGATTTGCGATTGCCTTCAGTTCCTCTGGTAGTCAGCGATCCTTATTTTAGCATTTGGTCTCCATTCGACCAGCTGACCGATGGTACAACCCGTCACTGGACTGACGACGAAAAGCCCATGGAGGGTTTGCTCCGCGTAGATGGAACAACCTATCGTTGGATGGGTGCAGAGCGTCCTATTCTTGAGACCATCATTCCTATGGCCGACGAAGAAGCTTGGGAAGCTGATTATACACGTGAAGTACAGAAAGGTAATGACTGGGCAAAGCCCAACTTCAAGGCAACAGGCTGGAACCGCGGCAAGGCTGCCTGGGGTAGCGACGGTCTGAGCCACGTACGCACTCACTGGAGCAAAGAGAACAGTGATCTGTATGTACGTCGTAGCATCAACCTGAAGGCAAGCGACCTGAAGGATGACCTATTTATTATATACTCACACGATGATGTGTTCGAACTGTTCATCAATGGCACAAAGGTGGCTTTCACCGGCGAGACATGGAGAGAAGGTGTACGCCTCTACCTGAACGACAAGCTGAAGGCCCTGCTGCACGAGGGTGAGAACATCATCGCTGCTCACTGCCACAACACTACTGGCGGTGCTTACACTGACTTCGGACTGTTCAAAAACACAAGCAAGAGCGCAGGAACCATCCTGACTGCTAAGCAGAAGTCTGTTGACGTACTCGCAACCAACACTTATTACACATTCATATGCGGACCTGTAGAACTCGACGTGGTATTCACTGCTCCTATGCTGATTGACGACTACGACTTGCTCTCTTCTCCCATCAACTACATTTCTTATCAGGTACGTTCTACCGACAAGAAAGAACACGACGTTCAGCTGCTCATTGCCGCTACTCCCGAAATGGGTCTGAACAAGGTAAGCCAGCCCACTCGTTCACAGATTGTACGTGAGAACGGTGTGAACTACGTAAAGAGCGGAACCATCGACCAGCCTATTCTGGCTAAGAAAGGCGACGGCATCTGCATCGACTGGGGTTACCTGTACATTCCTGCCATCAACGGTCAGGTGAACATGGGTTCTACCGAAAAGGTTAGAGGTGACTTCATGCGCACTGGTAAGGTTGAATTCGAAAGAAGAGGCCAGCGCTACATTGAAACTTCTAAGGCTGCCGACATGCCTCTGCTGAGCTACACTCACGACTTCGGTCGCACACAGCAGGCTTCAAGCTTCATGATGATCGGTTACGATGAAATTCAGGACATCGAATACATGTACGAGCGCTACAAGGGCTATTGGGCACACGGCGGTACCGTAAGCATCTTCCAGATGTTCAACCGTCTGAATTCTCAGTATGCTAACATCATGCAGCGTTGCCGCGAATTCGACAAGCGCATCTATGATGATGGTCTGAAGTCTGGTAATGCTCACTATGCAGAAATCCTGTCTGGTGCTTATCGTCACGTGATTGCAGCCCACAAGCTGTTCCAGGACAAGGACGGTAACCTGCTGTTCTTCTCTAAGGAGAATAACTCTAACGGTTGTGTAAACACCGTAGACTTAACTTATCCTGAGGCTCCTCTGTTCCTGGTTTACAACCCCGAACTGCAGAAGGCCATGATGACTTCTATTTTCGACTATTCTTACACTGGTCGTTGGACTAAGCCTTTCGCTGCACACGACTTGGGTACCTACCCCATCGCCAACGGTCAGGTTTACGGTGGTGACATGCCTCTTGAGGAAGCTGGTAACATGCTGACTCTCGCTGCTCAGCTCTGCAAGATTGACGGCAACACCAACTATGTAAACAAGTACTACAATATTCTGAAGACTTGGGCCGACTATCTCTCTGAGAACGGTCAGGATCCCGCTAACCAGCTCTGCACCGACGACTTCGCAGGTCACTGGGCTCACAATGCCAACCTGTCTATCAAGGCTATCATGGGTGTAGCTGCCTTCGCTGAGATTGCTCGCATGAAGGGTGACATCAATACTGCCGACAAGTACTTGGCCCGTGCTCGCGAGATGGGTACACAGTGGGAGAAAGATGCTCGTGAGGGTGACCACTATCGTCTGGCTTTCGACCGCAAGAACACTTGGAGCCAGAAGTACAACATGATCTGGGACAAGCTGTGGCAGACAAAGGTATTCCCCGAGGGAGCCATGGAGCGTGACGTGAAGTACTATCTGAAGAAGCAGAACAAATATGGTCTGCCCCTTGATATCCGTAAGGACTACACCAAGAACGACTGGATTATGTGGACCGCAGCAATGGCTAACGACAAGGAAACATTCCTGAAGTTTGTAGAGCCTATCTACAAGTTCATGAACGAGACCGAGAGTCGCGTTCCCACCAGCGACTGGTACGACACCAAGACCGGACGTATGGTCGGCTTCAAGGCCCGCTCAGTGATTGGCGGATTCTGGATGCAAGTATTAATTGACAAAAAATAA
- a CDS encoding family 43 glycosylhydrolase: MKQLGYPQAIFHDGKYYFTFQGMGGESVELYCTDDLTKLEKAEHRTLWSAQQDSMTHFWSPEIYNIGGKWYMYFEADDGNTDNHNLYVLECKDADPMKGTFVMKGVIETHAEWNYGIHPNLLQMPSGELYLLWSSWPKRRNETETQCIYIARMENPWTISSERVLISKPDYEWERQWINPNGNRSAYPIYVNENPEAFISPDGQRVVVLYSASGIWTVYTAMGMLTAPVGADLLNPSSWTKRDEPMMAPDTITYSTISNVYLVPSSDGKATYMIYEKKWLEKGNIVRDTYMRPISWTDDGLPVFN, encoded by the coding sequence ATGAAACAATTGGGGTATCCGCAAGCAATTTTTCATGATGGAAAGTATTATTTTACTTTTCAAGGGATGGGTGGAGAGTCAGTTGAACTATATTGCACTGACGATCTTACTAAACTTGAAAAGGCTGAACATCGTACTTTGTGGAGTGCCCAGCAGGATAGTATGACTCATTTCTGGTCGCCTGAGATTTATAATATTGGTGGGAAATGGTACATGTATTTTGAAGCCGATGATGGTAATACTGACAATCACAACCTTTATGTGCTGGAATGTAAGGATGCAGATCCTATGAAAGGTACTTTCGTGATGAAAGGTGTGATAGAAACGCATGCCGAATGGAACTATGGCATACATCCCAATTTACTTCAAATGCCTTCCGGCGAATTGTATTTGCTTTGGAGTAGTTGGCCAAAGCGTCGCAATGAAACAGAGACTCAGTGTATTTATATTGCCCGCATGGAAAATCCATGGACAATTAGCTCTGAACGTGTTTTGATTTCCAAGCCCGATTATGAATGGGAACGCCAATGGATTAATCCCAATGGCAATCGTTCTGCTTATCCCATCTATGTCAATGAAAATCCGGAAGCTTTCATATCTCCCGATGGTCAACGTGTCGTTGTCCTTTATTCCGCAAGTGGCATTTGGACTGTTTATACTGCTATGGGTATGCTTACAGCCCCTGTTGGTGCTGATTTGTTGAATCCTTCTTCATGGACTAAGCGCGATGAGCCGATGATGGCCCCCGATACGATCACCTATAGCACCATATCCAATGTCTATCTGGTACCATCATCAGATGGTAAAGCGACATATATGATTTATGAGAAGAAGTGGTTGGAGAAGGGAAATATTGTCCGTGACACCTATATGCGTCCAATCTCTTGGACAGATGATGGGTTGCCGGTGTTCAATTAG